Within the Catalinimonas niigatensis genome, the region GTGCGCTTTGAGCTGAGCTACGAAGATTTTCATCAAAATGCCGACAACACCTATCGGGTAACGCTGGACCTTTACAACGGATCGGAATATGTGGTGACCGATTGTGAAACCTACGGACCTTTAGGGCCTATGCTGAAAGCTCAGATGCCCGAAGTACTGGATTTCGTCCGCATGTATCACAACGAATCGCGTGAGGTAAAAGTCGGTACGCATCAGTTTTTTGAAAACCGCATTTACTTTGCAGATTCCTCCGCTTTAAAGGTCTTTACCTACGATGTGCTGCATGGCAATCCCACTACCGCTCTTTCTTATCCTTTCCAGACGATACTTACGGCTTCTATGGCCAACAAATACTTCGGCAGGCTCAATGTGGTAGGAGAATCCATTGAAATTGATGATGATTTGTACAAAATATCGGCTGTTATTGCTGACCTTCCTCCCAATACCCATTTAAAATTTGACTTCCTGCTCTCTCATACCACCATCCAAAAGATGTGGAGCTGGTATGAAGAATATGCCTGGAATGGAAATAATGAATATACCTATCTGCTGATGTCGCCCAGAACAGACCTGGCTGAATTCAACTAAAAGCTAACGAAGCTATCCATTGAACTGAAAGATAAAATTGGGGAAGACCGCTTTGTGGCTGAACCGATTAATGATATCCATCTTTATTCTCATAAAACCTTTGAGCCGGAAGTGAATGGGAATGCCAAAGTGGTGTATTTTCTGCTGGTGATTGCCATCTTCATTCTTCTCATTGCCTGGGTGAATTATATCAATCTTTCTACTGCCCGAGCTGTGGAGCGAGCTAAGGAAGTAGGCATTCGCAAAGTGATGGGGTCGGCCAGAGGGCAGCTTATCTTTCAGTTTTTACTGGAGTCAGCTATGGTCATCATACTGTCTGCGGGCTTTGCCCTGACTCTATTACAGATCAGCTTACCGCTTTTTCGGGACATCAGCGGTCAGCCTTTGCCGCTTGCCCTGATCAGCGATCCAGTATTCTGGTACATGCTGGCCTCACTGCTGCTTGCAGGAGCCCTATTGTCTGGTTTGTATCCCGCTTTTGTGCTGTCTTCTTTTCAGCCTACTACGGTGCTGAAAGGGAAGCTTAGCACTTCCTCTCACGGACACTGGCTGCGCAAGGGTCTGG harbors:
- a CDS encoding ABC transporter permease, with protein sequence MLQNYFKIAYRNLLKNKVFGLINILGLAIGIAACLLIIHYVRFELSYEDFHQNADNTYRVTLDLYNGSEYVVTDCETYGPLGPMLKAQMPEVLDFVRMYHNESREVKVGTHQFFENRIYFADSSALKVFTYDVLHGNPTTALSYPFQTILTASMANKYFGRLNVVGESIEIDDDLYKISAVIADLPPNTHLKFDFLLSHTTIQKMWSWYEEYAWNGNNEYTYLLMSPRTDLAEFN